The following coding sequences are from one Leptolyngbya sp. NIES-3755 window:
- a CDS encoding hypothetical protein (hypothetical protein CWATWH0003_3456;~similar to AA sequence:cyanobase_aa:LBDG_54110) codes for MEIREKLNLYQDPIPYVSEAEQQEIEAEFGSPADEDEEWIDMTVWVKNGNRSTPKGVWTGSEEITENDLAEARQEMWDQFAKFEP; via the coding sequence GTGGAGATTCGAGAAAAACTGAATTTATACCAAGACCCGATTCCCTACGTCAGTGAAGCAGAACAGCAAGAAATTGAAGCAGAGTTTGGCTCACCTGCTGACGAGGATGAAGAGTGGATAGATATGACTGTGTGGGTGAAGAATGGCAATCGCTCTACACCTAAAGGAGTCTGGACAGGATCGGAAGAAATTACAGAAAATGATCTTGCAGAGGCGCGGCAAGAAATGTGGGATCAATTTGCGAAATTCGAGCCATAA
- a CDS encoding hypothetical protein (hypothetical protein N9414_21340;~similar to AA sequence:cyanobase_aa:LBDG_16950), with protein sequence MKWLLKGLKSALLIYVMVCFVLFLMQSRFIFFPTRTIYKTPIDLGLPAQEVWVPVKNWLGQTERIHAWWLPGRDPKLGTVLYFHGNGGTLGGIDQMERIHELGFSVMVISYRGYGKSEGGFPSEAQVYEDAQAAWNYLVNDRRIPPNQITIYGYSIGGAIAIDLASKQPDARALIVQSSFTSMREMALLQKPFRLFPIELILTQRFNSIDKVKTLKMPVLYFHGDADEIVPPRMSQALYDATPTPKQLLFIRGANHNDAEFTIEHLEAIRKFVESVR encoded by the coding sequence ATGAAGTGGCTTTTGAAAGGTTTGAAAAGTGCATTACTGATTTATGTAATGGTTTGTTTCGTCCTCTTTCTCATGCAATCGCGCTTCATTTTCTTCCCGACTCGAACGATTTACAAAACGCCGATCGATCTTGGTTTGCCTGCTCAAGAAGTTTGGGTTCCAGTAAAAAACTGGCTCGGTCAAACAGAGCGAATTCATGCTTGGTGGCTTCCCGGTCGCGATCCGAAATTAGGGACTGTACTTTACTTTCACGGGAATGGTGGAACGCTGGGCGGCATTGACCAGATGGAGCGGATTCATGAACTAGGATTCTCCGTGATGGTGATTAGCTATCGGGGATATGGCAAGAGTGAAGGCGGGTTTCCCTCAGAAGCTCAAGTCTACGAAGATGCTCAAGCGGCTTGGAACTATTTAGTCAACGATCGTAGAATTCCACCGAACCAAATCACGATTTATGGCTATTCGATCGGAGGTGCGATCGCGATCGATTTGGCATCAAAACAGCCCGATGCGAGAGCGCTGATTGTTCAAAGCTCATTCACGTCGATGCGAGAGATGGCATTGCTTCAGAAGCCGTTTCGATTGTTTCCGATCGAGCTAATTTTGACGCAGCGATTTAACTCGATCGACAAAGTGAAAACGCTCAAGATGCCCGTGTTGTACTTTCACGGGGATGCGGATGAAATTGTTCCACCTAGAATGAGTCAAGCTTTGTACGATGCTACTCCGACTCCGAAACAATTATTATTTATTCGGGGCGCAAATCATAACGACGCAGAATTTACAATTGAACACTTAGAAGCGATTCGGAAGTTTGTGGAAAGCGTTCGCTAA
- a CDS encoding hypothetical protein (hypothetical protein Npun_R5154;~similar to AA sequence:cyanobase_aa:LBDG_16960), translating to MSGKRTDEYSNQLKQEFGELIESLNLKEQRSKEYLRMRWLDQVMWMEKRAGEMRDRHRRLRLSVIICSAIVPIIVAMNFNQDREVDKVLKVTVIAVSAVVTVSSAIDEFYQFGNRWYSYRKSAELLKTHGWQFFQLSGAYRNYKTHEEALPIFSDEIEGIIQRDVEIYVSEGIQQLSAQEKTPELPPTDPTP from the coding sequence ATGTCAGGGAAAAGAACCGATGAGTACAGCAATCAGCTAAAACAAGAGTTTGGGGAGCTAATCGAGTCACTGAATCTCAAAGAGCAACGCAGTAAAGAATATCTTCGGATGCGATGGCTCGATCAAGTGATGTGGATGGAAAAACGAGCCGGAGAAATGCGCGATCGACATCGACGCTTGAGATTGAGCGTGATTATCTGTAGTGCGATCGTGCCGATTATTGTGGCGATGAACTTTAATCAAGACAGGGAAGTTGATAAAGTTCTCAAAGTTACTGTGATTGCCGTGAGCGCAGTTGTGACTGTGAGTTCTGCGATCGATGAATTCTATCAATTTGGCAATCGCTGGTATAGCTATCGTAAATCAGCCGAACTCTTGAAAACTCATGGTTGGCAGTTCTTTCAACTCAGTGGTGCATATCGCAACTACAAAACCCACGAAGAAGCTTTACCGATCTTTAGTGATGAGATTGAAGGTATCATTCAGCGAGATGTCGAAATCTATGTCTCTGAAGGAATACAACAATTGAGCGCCCAAGAGAAAACCCCTGAACTCCCGCCAACCGATCCTACTCCATGA
- a CDS encoding hypothetical protein (hypothetical protein Npun_R1028;~similar to AA sequence:cyanobase_aa:LBDG_16970), with translation MTDLPPLNADTIWAILNDTIDDTIANRLVCHYLGYDDKTVDPQWLEAYPDPPNFIESRPAVVKLTRSIPPENKQLLKEQLGFGGYKVDELVPRKTRRATMANWLLSYMQQNQIPL, from the coding sequence ATGACTGATCTGCCACCCTTAAACGCTGATACGATTTGGGCGATTTTGAACGATACGATCGACGATACGATCGCGAATCGTTTAGTTTGCCATTACCTCGGATATGACGATAAAACTGTTGATCCACAATGGTTAGAAGCTTATCCTGATCCCCCGAATTTTATTGAAAGTCGTCCCGCAGTCGTCAAGTTAACGCGATCGATTCCTCCAGAAAATAAGCAACTTTTGAAAGAGCAGCTTGGATTTGGTGGATATAAAGTTGATGAGCTTGTGCCCCGAAAAACTCGACGTGCAACAATGGCGAACTGGTTGTTAAGCTACATGCAGCAGAATCAAATTCCACTTTAG
- a CDS encoding 8-amino-7-oxononanoate synthase (similar to AA sequence:cyanobase_aa:LBDG_16980) — translation MGIERRMSRAMFLPAETVQLRQLCFTPGKVYQPGHYIAGELPDVAFEMGLVDKLPPVRGKSAEIREQPDEE, via the coding sequence ATGGGAATCGAACGTCGAATGTCGAGAGCTATGTTTCTTCCCGCTGAAACGGTTCAACTCCGTCAACTCTGCTTTACTCCTGGAAAAGTTTATCAGCCTGGACATTACATTGCAGGAGAGTTGCCGGATGTTGCATTTGAAATGGGTTTAGTCGATAAACTGCCTCCCGTGCGCGGTAAGAGTGCTGAGATTCGTGAGCAACCGGATGAAGAATGA
- a CDS encoding 8-amino-7-oxononanoate synthase (similar to AA sequence:cyanobase_aa:LBDG_16990), translated as MKNDPYAWIEQSLSAIDRAGWYRSVKTIDRPGAVIQIEDRTYLNFASNDYLGLATDDRLIHAAIEATQQYGTGSTGSRLLTGHRPLHRALETAIAQLKQAEDAIVFSSGYLANLGAIAALIGKRDLIISDQYNHSSLRNGAIVSGATILEYQYCDVADLKIKLEQQRSHFQRCLILTDTVFSMDGDLCPLPEILDLADHFECMVLVDEAHGTGVMGATGAGCVEHFGCTGRAIVQMGTLSKALGSLGGYVAGSAVLVDFLRNRAPSWIYTTGLSPADTAAALCAIGIVQSEPERRSQLWQNVAYLKSKLSNFELLPSESPIICWQLPDVQTALQTAQLLNDRGIFAPAIRPPTVPTSRIRMTVMATHTREHLDRLITALT; from the coding sequence ATGAAGAATGATCCCTATGCTTGGATAGAACAATCATTAAGTGCGATCGACCGAGCAGGCTGGTATCGATCTGTCAAAACGATCGATCGTCCGGGTGCAGTGATTCAAATCGAAGATCGCACTTATCTAAATTTTGCTAGTAATGACTATTTAGGACTTGCAACCGACGATCGATTGATTCATGCTGCGATCGAAGCGACTCAGCAATATGGTACGGGCAGCACAGGATCGCGATTACTCACAGGACATCGACCCTTACATCGAGCATTAGAAACTGCGATCGCACAACTCAAACAAGCCGAAGATGCGATCGTCTTTAGTTCTGGATACTTAGCGAATTTAGGCGCGATCGCGGCGTTAATTGGTAAACGCGATTTAATTATATCTGATCAATACAATCATTCAAGCTTACGAAATGGCGCTATTGTCAGCGGTGCAACGATTTTAGAGTATCAGTACTGTGATGTTGCAGATTTGAAGATTAAGTTGGAACAACAGCGATCGCACTTTCAAAGATGCTTGATTCTAACGGATACCGTATTTAGCATGGATGGTGATCTCTGTCCTTTGCCTGAAATCTTAGATTTAGCGGATCACTTTGAGTGCATGGTGCTAGTGGATGAAGCTCATGGAACAGGTGTGATGGGCGCGACAGGTGCAGGATGTGTCGAGCATTTTGGCTGTACCGGACGTGCAATTGTTCAAATGGGAACCTTGAGCAAAGCATTAGGAAGCTTAGGAGGTTATGTTGCTGGATCGGCAGTGTTAGTTGATTTTCTGAGAAATCGTGCTCCGAGTTGGATTTATACGACGGGACTATCTCCAGCGGATACGGCGGCTGCATTGTGTGCGATCGGGATTGTTCAATCAGAACCGGAACGTCGATCGCAGCTTTGGCAGAATGTCGCTTATCTCAAATCAAAACTATCGAACTTTGAATTGTTACCCTCAGAGTCTCCAATTATCTGTTGGCAGTTGCCCGATGTTCAAACTGCGCTCCAAACTGCACAATTGCTCAACGATCGAGGTATCTTTGCTCCTGCAATTCGTCCTCCGACTGTTCCAACCAGCCGAATTCGGATGACTGTAATGGCAACACACACGAGAGAACACCTCGATCGACTAATCACAGCACTAACCTAA
- a CDS encoding hypothetical protein (similar to AA sequence:cyanobase_aa:LBDG_23760) has protein sequence MNPSDRQFAPATQRNREPILEVLREVLPPTGTVLEISSGTGEHAVFFAPRLAPRKWQPSDPNPIALASIAAWREVEPAENLAPPIEIDARDPVWRIEVQNEKITAIVNINMIHISPWSACLGLMAGANRILPSGGILYLYGPYKQGGIHTAPSNEMFDESLQLQNPAWGVRNLEDVVTAAEHQKLALLKVVAMPANNLSVVFQKS, from the coding sequence ATGAATCCTTCTGATCGCCAATTTGCGCCTGCGACCCAACGCAATCGTGAGCCAATTCTAGAAGTCTTACGCGAAGTCCTACCACCGACGGGAACTGTTCTAGAAATTTCCAGTGGCACTGGAGAACATGCAGTGTTTTTTGCGCCACGTCTTGCACCTCGAAAATGGCAACCTTCTGATCCCAATCCAATTGCACTTGCCAGTATTGCGGCATGGCGTGAAGTTGAACCCGCTGAGAATTTAGCTCCTCCGATCGAGATCGATGCTCGTGATCCAGTTTGGAGGATTGAAGTGCAGAATGAGAAAATTACTGCGATCGTCAATATCAATATGATTCACATTTCGCCCTGGTCAGCGTGTTTGGGCTTGATGGCAGGCGCGAATCGAATTCTTCCATCTGGTGGAATTTTGTATCTTTATGGTCCTTACAAGCAAGGTGGAATTCATACTGCACCAAGCAATGAGATGTTTGATGAAAGCTTACAGCTACAAAATCCAGCATGGGGCGTGAGAAATCTAGAAGACGTTGTTACTGCGGCTGAACATCAAAAACTGGCACTGCTGAAAGTGGTTGCAATGCCAGCGAACAATTTATCGGTTGTGTTTCAGAAAAGTTAG